A stretch of Desulfarculaceae bacterium DNA encodes these proteins:
- a CDS encoding GntR family transcriptional regulator — protein MPNPPTVSKDHQALVGIKQLLFARKLSPGQKIIYSDLAKQLGMSKTPIINALNKLENEGLVIYHVNRGYFVRQLTIEEVVQMYDLRDKLEAIAIDYAVSNGDEEGLAQLEQAHQDYLDYANIVYDGKRFQLDIGFHLAIAKMGKNDFLTDMLVNFYETAWVGLQVAYLTPQIPGFRDFHQDLYDAIKAKDARKAKKIAKEHWQTALNCILQGYEEP, from the coding sequence ATGCCCAACCCACCCACCGTGTCCAAGGACCACCAGGCACTGGTAGGCATCAAGCAATTGCTCTTTGCCCGCAAGCTCTCACCCGGGCAGAAGATCATCTACAGCGACCTGGCCAAGCAGCTCGGCATGAGCAAGACCCCCATCATCAACGCCTTGAACAAGCTGGAAAACGAGGGGCTGGTCATCTACCACGTGAACCGTGGCTACTTCGTGCGGCAGCTCACCATTGAAGAAGTGGTGCAGATGTACGACCTGCGCGACAAGTTGGAGGCCATCGCCATCGACTATGCCGTGAGCAACGGCGACGAAGAGGGGCTGGCCCAGCTTGAGCAGGCGCACCAGGATTACCTGGACTACGCCAACATCGTCTACGACGGAAAGCGCTTCCAACTGGACATTGGCTTCCACCTGGCCATCGCCAAGATGGGCAAGAACGATTTTCTCACCGACATGCTGGTCAACTTCTACGAGACGGCCTGGGTGGGGCTTCAGGTGGCCTATCTCACCCCCCAGATCCCGGGGTTCCGTGATTTCCACCAAGACCTATACGACGCCATCAAGGCCAAGGACGCCCGCAAGGCCAAGAAGATCGCCAAGGAGCACTGGCAGACGGCGTTGAACTGCATTTTGCAAGGTTATGAAGAACCATAG
- a CDS encoding ABC transporter ATP-binding protein: MSQGILEIEGLNKSFGGLHATNNLSLRLEPGEQSAIIGPNGAGKSTLFNLITGYHVPDSGQVKFMGRDITRRAPHRIAMDGITRAFQVSNIFTQLTVWENVRSAVQARRGLEFNLYKLARRVGNRETGEILERCALTERRKVVAGELSQGDKKKLELAIALAGKPKLLLLDEPTAGMSLDETREAMALVDRLNQELKVTILFTEHDMSVVFRHARKVSLLHRGELLFTGSPQEVRENPLVQKIYLGEHS; this comes from the coding sequence ATGAGCCAAGGCATCCTGGAGATAGAGGGACTCAACAAGAGCTTCGGCGGCCTGCACGCCACCAACAACCTTAGCCTGCGTCTGGAGCCCGGCGAGCAGTCGGCCATAATCGGGCCCAACGGCGCGGGCAAGAGCACCCTGTTCAACCTCATCACCGGCTACCACGTGCCCGACTCGGGGCAGGTGAAGTTCATGGGCCGGGACATAACCCGGCGGGCGCCCCACCGCATCGCCATGGACGGCATCACCCGGGCCTTTCAGGTGAGCAACATCTTCACCCAGCTCACGGTGTGGGAGAACGTGCGCTCGGCGGTGCAGGCGCGGCGCGGCCTGGAGTTCAACCTCTACAAGCTGGCCCGCCGGGTGGGCAACCGCGAGACCGGCGAGATCCTGGAGCGGTGCGCCCTCACCGAGCGGCGCAAGGTGGTGGCCGGCGAGCTTTCCCAGGGCGACAAGAAAAAGCTGGAGCTGGCCATCGCCTTGGCGGGCAAGCCCAAGCTCCTGCTCCTGGACGAGCCCACTGCGGGCATGTCCCTGGACGAGACCCGCGAGGCCATGGCCCTGGTGGACCGGCTCAACCAGGAGCTGAAGGTGACCATCCTGTTCACCGAGCACGACATGTCCGTGGTGTTTCGCCACGCGCGCAAGGTTTCCCTGCTGCACCGGGGCGAGCTGCTGTTCACCGGCAGCCCCCAGGAGGTGCGGGAGAATCCCCTGGTCCAAAAGATCTATCTGGGCGAGCACAGCTGA
- a CDS encoding thiolase family protein yields MSQDVVIVSACRTAIGRHGGGLKSMSALDLSIPVMQEVVRRAGVDPALIEDVIWGCNYQKTFRENNLARVAAVKAGLPVSVPGITVHRNCTSSMSSIQLGYYQIKAGEAEVIMAGGADSMSNASYTIDKLRWGSRLGHAEVRDSMWDSLTELGVGPAMGITAENLAERYGISREEQDQLAFTSQQRAAKAIAEGRFKDEILPLEIKQKKKSVVFDTDEHPRPDTTLESLAGLGPAFKKDGTVTAGNASGINDGAAGLLLMSRAKAQELGAPIMAVIRGTATSGVEPEVMGIGPVEATARALAKAGLSLEDMQLIELNEAFAAQYLACEKAMGLDREITNVNGSGVSLGHPVGCTGARITTTLLYEMAKRGLKLGLAALCAGGGMGTALVVERETA; encoded by the coding sequence ATGAGCCAAGACGTGGTTATCGTCAGCGCCTGCCGCACGGCCATCGGCCGCCACGGCGGGGGACTCAAAAGCATGAGCGCCCTGGACCTGAGCATCCCGGTGATGCAGGAGGTGGTGCGCCGGGCGGGGGTGGACCCGGCCCTGATCGAGGACGTTATCTGGGGCTGCAACTACCAGAAGACCTTCCGCGAGAACAACCTGGCCCGGGTGGCGGCGGTAAAGGCCGGCCTGCCGGTGAGCGTGCCGGGCATCACCGTGCACCGCAACTGCACCTCCTCCATGTCCTCCATCCAGCTGGGCTACTACCAGATCAAGGCGGGCGAGGCGGAGGTGATCATGGCCGGCGGGGCCGACAGCATGAGCAACGCCTCCTACACCATCGACAAGCTGCGCTGGGGCTCTCGTCTGGGCCACGCCGAGGTGCGCGACTCCATGTGGGACTCGCTCACCGAGCTGGGGGTGGGGCCGGCCATGGGCATCACCGCCGAGAACCTGGCCGAGCGCTACGGCATCAGCCGCGAGGAGCAGGACCAGCTGGCCTTCACCAGCCAGCAGCGGGCGGCCAAGGCCATAGCCGAGGGCCGCTTCAAGGACGAGATACTGCCCCTGGAGATCAAGCAAAAGAAAAAGAGCGTGGTCTTCGACACTGACGAGCATCCTCGGCCCGACACCACCCTGGAGAGCCTGGCCGGGCTGGGGCCCGCCTTCAAGAAAGACGGCACCGTGACCGCGGGCAACGCTTCGGGCATCAACGACGGGGCGGCCGGGCTCCTGCTTATGTCCCGCGCCAAGGCCCAGGAGCTGGGTGCGCCGATCATGGCCGTCATTCGGGGCACCGCCACCAGCGGGGTGGAGCCCGAGGTCATGGGCATCGGCCCGGTGGAGGCCACTGCCCGCGCCCTGGCCAAGGCGGGGCTGAGCCTGGAGGACATGCAGCTGATCGAGCTCAACGAGGCCTTTGCGGCCCAGTATCTGGCCTGCGAAAAGGCCATGGGCCTCGACCGGGAGATCACCAACGTCAACGGCAGCGGCGTCTCCCTGGGCCATCCGGTGGGCTGCACCGGGGCGCGCATCACCACCACCCTGCTTTACGAGATGGCCAAGCGAGGGTTAAAGTTGGGCCTGGCCGCTCTGTGCGCCGGTGGAGGCATGGGCACGGCCCTGGTGGTGGAACGGGAAACGGCCTAG
- a CDS encoding 4-hydroxybutyryl-CoA dehydratase, whose translation MALKTGKQYLQSMEELGLEAHVLGKKQGGLDQHGLVKPSQKAVAFTYDAAHDPATQELFCVESSLCGDVINRFAHLHQSPQDLVNKVKMQRHCGLGTACCFQRCVGMDAANAIFSTTYDCDQKHGTDYHQRFRAYWTWIQQNDLVVDGAMTDPKGDRGKRPKDQLDPDLFLRVKERRPGGIVISGAKLHQTGMLNSHEILVMPTLTMRPGEEAWAVCCAVPTNDPNVRYIYGRQASDTRKLEADLLDVGNSFGGQEVMTVFEDVFVPDERVFLDGEVDFSGILVERFASYHRQSYGGCKVGVGDALIGATALIAQMNGVAKASHIKEKIVEMIHLNETIYSCGLACSHEGQATASGNYLVNLLLANVCKLNVTRFPYELARLATDVAGGLLGTLPSAADLNDPVAGPYIQKYLAANPDYPVVDRMKVLRLIENLVAGAGAVGYLIESMHGAGPPTAQRIMISRQAGLEDKVQRVKDLLEIA comes from the coding sequence GTGGCGCTCAAGACCGGAAAACAATATCTGCAATCCATGGAGGAGCTGGGCCTGGAGGCCCACGTCCTGGGCAAGAAGCAGGGCGGCCTGGACCAGCACGGCCTGGTCAAGCCTTCCCAGAAGGCGGTGGCCTTCACCTATGACGCGGCCCACGATCCCGCCACCCAGGAGCTCTTCTGCGTGGAGTCCTCGCTGTGTGGCGACGTGATCAACCGCTTCGCCCATCTGCACCAGAGCCCCCAGGACTTGGTGAACAAGGTGAAGATGCAGCGTCACTGCGGCCTGGGCACGGCCTGCTGCTTCCAGCGCTGCGTGGGCATGGACGCGGCCAACGCCATCTTCAGCACCACCTATGACTGCGACCAGAAGCACGGCACCGACTATCACCAGCGCTTCCGGGCCTACTGGACCTGGATTCAGCAGAACGACCTGGTGGTGGACGGGGCCATGACTGACCCCAAGGGCGACCGGGGCAAGCGGCCCAAGGACCAGCTCGATCCTGATTTGTTCTTGCGCGTAAAGGAGCGGCGTCCCGGCGGCATCGTCATCTCCGGGGCCAAGCTGCACCAGACCGGCATGCTCAACTCGCACGAGATATTGGTGATGCCCACCCTGACCATGCGGCCCGGCGAGGAAGCCTGGGCGGTGTGCTGCGCGGTGCCCACCAACGACCCCAACGTGCGCTACATCTACGGCCGCCAGGCCAGCGACACCCGCAAGCTGGAGGCCGACCTCTTGGACGTGGGCAACAGCTTCGGCGGCCAGGAGGTCATGACCGTCTTCGAGGACGTGTTCGTGCCCGACGAGCGGGTGTTCCTGGACGGCGAGGTGGATTTCTCCGGAATCCTGGTGGAGCGCTTCGCCTCCTACCACCGCCAGTCCTACGGCGGCTGCAAGGTGGGCGTGGGCGACGCGCTCATCGGGGCCACCGCGCTCATCGCCCAGATGAACGGAGTGGCAAAAGCCAGCCACATCAAGGAGAAGATCGTGGAGATGATCCATCTCAACGAGACGATCTACTCCTGTGGCCTGGCCTGCTCCCACGAGGGCCAGGCCACCGCCTCGGGCAACTACCTGGTGAACCTGCTCTTGGCCAACGTGTGCAAGCTCAACGTGACCCGCTTCCCCTATGAGCTGGCCCGCCTGGCCACCGACGTGGCCGGCGGCCTGCTGGGCACCCTGCCTTCGGCCGCGGACCTGAACGACCCGGTGGCCGGGCCCTACATCCAGAAGTATTTGGCCGCTAACCCGGACTACCCGGTGGTGGACCGCATGAAGGTGCTCCGGCTCATCGAGAACCTGGTGGCCGGGGCCGGCGCGGTGGGCTATCTCATCGAGTCCATGCACGGGGCCGGGCCGCCCACCGCCCAGCGCATCATGATCAGCCGCCAGGCCGGTCTGGAAGACAAGGTGCAGAGGGTCAAGGACCTGCTTGAAATAGCCTGA
- a CDS encoding ABC transporter ATP-binding protein, with amino-acid sequence MAKLIVKDIHTFYDTSHILFGVSLEVNDGECVCLLGRNGVGKTTTLKTIMGIVPAKQGSVTYGGTELLGLAPFRIARLGIGYVPDERLVFPDLTVRENLEIGAKPPISDAMKKWTLEGIYELFPELEPLAGNHAGYLSGGEQQMLSCGRTLMGNPTLLLLDEPVEGLAPVVVQELSRQIKYLKSLGLAILFAEQNLAFATSIADRAYVIEGGEVKFEGSMAELESRPQIKEKYLMV; translated from the coding sequence ATGGCCAAACTTATCGTAAAAGACATCCACACCTTCTACGACACCAGCCACATCCTGTTCGGGGTGTCCCTGGAGGTGAATGACGGCGAGTGCGTCTGCCTGCTGGGCCGCAACGGGGTGGGCAAGACCACAACTCTCAAAACCATCATGGGCATCGTGCCCGCCAAACAGGGCTCGGTGACCTACGGCGGGACGGAGCTGCTGGGCCTGGCGCCTTTTCGCATCGCCCGCCTGGGTATCGGCTACGTGCCCGACGAGCGCCTGGTTTTTCCGGACCTCACCGTGCGGGAGAACCTGGAGATCGGCGCCAAGCCGCCCATTTCCGACGCTATGAAAAAATGGACCCTGGAGGGCATCTACGAGCTTTTCCCCGAGCTGGAGCCCCTGGCGGGCAATCACGCGGGATATCTCAGCGGCGGGGAGCAGCAGATGCTTTCCTGCGGCCGCACCCTCATGGGCAACCCCACTTTGCTATTATTGGACGAGCCCGTGGAGGGGCTGGCCCCGGTGGTGGTCCAGGAGCTTTCCCGCCAGATCAAGTACCTGAAATCCCTGGGCCTGGCGATACTCTTCGCCGAGCAGAACCTGGCCTTCGCCACCTCCATAGCTGACCGGGCCTATGTGATCGAAGGAGGAGAGGTCAAGTTCGAGGGGAGCATGGCCGAGCTGGAAAGCCGGCCGCAGATCAAAGAGAAATACCTGATGGTGTAG
- a CDS encoding aspartate aminotransferase family protein gives MVDQRHSYVFHRKLKGELPLLQRSQGCRIVDSDGKCYLDASGGAVVVNLGHAREEIAQAVAEQIRLGYYAHPTMFSTKPVEELSAALAAHAPAGIERFYYMTTGSEAVETAVKLARQIHLVHGRDSRHKLIARWGSYHGLTLGALAATGRPAERGPFEPMLPQAAHIPPPFCLRCAYGLEHPACGLRCADALAETIEELGLDTVSAFLAEPVSGATLAAVVPPDGYWDRIQEICRQYGVLLIADEVMTGMGRTGRWFACEHWDIAPDLVTLGKGLTGGALPLSAVGTRTEHYEAVVKGGGFVHGGTFSHHPVGASAALAAVGILEREGLVERAADMGARLGQALGQQLGGLPHVAQVRGLGMLWGVELVQDRETLEPYPRNERMAERLWEHLFHDGVIVYKAVGFAKGQGDAFMVAPPFVIDEQEMALLLDKLGSAVKTVTART, from the coding sequence ATGGTCGATCAGCGCCATAGCTACGTGTTCCATCGCAAGCTCAAGGGAGAGCTGCCCCTGTTGCAGCGCTCCCAGGGCTGCCGCATCGTGGACAGCGACGGCAAGTGCTATCTGGACGCCAGCGGCGGAGCGGTGGTGGTGAACCTGGGCCACGCCCGGGAGGAGATCGCCCAGGCGGTGGCCGAGCAGATCCGCCTGGGCTACTACGCCCACCCCACCATGTTCAGCACCAAGCCGGTGGAGGAGCTCTCCGCCGCCCTGGCCGCCCACGCCCCGGCGGGGATCGAGCGCTTTTACTACATGACCACCGGCTCCGAGGCGGTGGAGACGGCGGTGAAGCTGGCCCGCCAGATTCACCTGGTCCATGGCCGCGACAGCCGCCACAAGCTCATCGCGCGCTGGGGCTCTTATCACGGCCTGACCCTGGGCGCCCTGGCCGCCACCGGCCGCCCGGCCGAGCGCGGTCCTTTCGAGCCCATGCTGCCCCAGGCCGCCCACATCCCGCCGCCGTTCTGCCTGCGCTGCGCCTACGGCCTGGAGCATCCCGCCTGCGGGCTGCGCTGCGCCGACGCCCTGGCCGAGACCATCGAGGAACTGGGGCTGGACACGGTGAGCGCCTTCTTGGCCGAGCCGGTGAGCGGGGCCACCCTGGCCGCCGTGGTGCCGCCGGATGGCTATTGGGATCGCATCCAGGAGATATGCCGCCAATATGGTGTGCTCCTCATCGCCGACGAAGTGATGACCGGCATGGGCCGCACCGGGCGCTGGTTCGCCTGCGAGCACTGGGACATCGCCCCGGACCTGGTGACCCTGGGCAAGGGCCTCACCGGCGGGGCGCTGCCCCTGTCGGCGGTGGGCACGCGGACCGAACACTACGAGGCCGTGGTCAAGGGCGGCGGCTTTGTGCACGGCGGCACCTTCTCACACCACCCGGTGGGCGCGTCCGCCGCTCTGGCCGCGGTGGGCATACTGGAGCGCGAAGGCCTGGTGGAGCGGGCGGCGGACATGGGCGCCAGGCTGGGCCAGGCCCTGGGCCAACAACTGGGCGGCCTGCCCCACGTGGCCCAGGTGCGCGGCTTGGGCATGCTCTGGGGCGTGGAGCTGGTGCAAGACCGCGAGACTCTCGAGCCATATCCCCGCAACGAGCGCATGGCCGAGCGCCTGTGGGAGCATCTGTTCCACGACGGAGTCATCGTGTACAAGGCGGTGGGCTTTGCAAAGGGGCAGGGCGACGCCTTTATGGTGGCGCCGCCCTTTGTCATCGACGAGCAGGAGATGGCCCTGCTGTTGGACAAGCTGGGCTCGGCGGTGAAGACGGTCACGGCTCGGACCTGA
- a CDS encoding branched-chain amino acid ABC transporter permease yields the protein MNNATKRGFWLRLYQTYGLTGPVSLVLGVAFLLVPLLPGEFPTIVAAEILILGLFAMSFNLIYGYMGQITFGHAAFFGVGAYSTALLMRALQSPVGQVGYLDFFLSLLIAMPVSALCALVVGYFCVRLTGIYFALLSLAFGELLYYLVFSWYSFTKGDDGIQGIMPPGIFSEVVNYYYLVLIVVAGCTVLLWRITNSPFGYTLRMIRDNQRRAVFLGINVRLVMLANFVLAGAFAGVAGALWGPFQRSVSPFLLGWVQSGMAVFMSLIGGAGFLTGPLVGSAIYTFLNAYITQFTVYWPLTIGLIILFLVLYLPGGVLSLLDKRLSPLKHHDYLPEDAAPEAARSGESS from the coding sequence ATGAATAACGCAACCAAGAGAGGCTTCTGGCTCCGCCTGTACCAAACCTACGGCCTCACCGGCCCGGTGTCCCTGGTGCTGGGGGTGGCCTTTTTGCTGGTGCCCCTGCTGCCCGGGGAGTTTCCGACCATCGTGGCCGCCGAGATACTCATCCTGGGCCTGTTCGCCATGAGCTTCAACCTGATCTACGGCTACATGGGCCAGATCACCTTCGGCCACGCCGCCTTTTTCGGGGTGGGGGCCTATTCCACCGCCCTCTTGATGCGGGCCCTGCAATCCCCGGTGGGGCAGGTGGGCTACTTGGACTTTTTCCTGTCCCTGCTCATCGCCATGCCGGTATCGGCCCTGTGTGCCCTTGTCGTGGGCTATTTCTGCGTGCGCCTCACGGGCATCTACTTCGCCCTGCTCAGCCTGGCCTTCGGCGAGCTGCTCTACTACCTGGTCTTCTCCTGGTACAGCTTCACCAAGGGCGACGACGGCATCCAGGGCATCATGCCGCCGGGCATCTTCAGCGAGGTGGTCAACTACTACTATTTGGTGCTGATCGTGGTGGCCGGGTGCACCGTGCTGCTCTGGCGCATCACCAACTCGCCCTTCGGCTACACCCTGCGCATGATCCGCGACAACCAGCGGCGCGCGGTGTTCCTGGGCATCAACGTGCGCCTGGTCATGCTGGCCAACTTCGTGTTGGCCGGGGCCTTCGCCGGGGTGGCCGGGGCGCTGTGGGGGCCCTTCCAGCGCAGCGTGTCGCCTTTCCTCCTGGGCTGGGTGCAGTCGGGCATGGCGGTGTTCATGTCGCTCATCGGCGGGGCGGGCTTTCTCACCGGCCCCCTGGTGGGCTCGGCCATCTACACCTTCCTGAACGCCTACATAACCCAGTTCACGGTGTACTGGCCCCTGACCATCGGGCTCATCATTCTCTTCCTGGTGCTCTATCTGCCCGGCGGGGTGCTCTCCCTGCTGGACAAGCGCCTGTCCCCGCTCAAGCACCATGACTACCTCCCCGAGGACGCGGCGCCAGAGGCCGCGCGGTCCGGAGAATCCTCATGA
- a CDS encoding branched-chain amino acid ABC transporter permease, with the protein MPFDASALLIQLFSGLSRAMMLFLLSAGLSLIFGVMNILNFAHATLWLLAGYVTYSFYSFLTGIAGPFGLLLVPAIVAATAVMFGVGWMLERFIIRRMYQRELPEQVLLTFALILIISDVIKLGWGVENRRIFLPIEPMEIMGSYVSPYLFVIIISGMVVAGGLWWFLQRTRYGRIVRAAVFSREMVSALGINIPNIYAGVFGMGVAIAAFCAGLFLGIMPIGLGVDMDMIIQCFAVVVIGGFGSILGTFVASIIVGVVYAFSILVWPDGSLAIIFLILVGVLIWRPWGLFGTEMRF; encoded by the coding sequence ATGCCGTTTGACGCCAGCGCCCTGTTGATCCAGCTCTTCAGCGGGCTGTCCCGGGCCATGATGCTTTTCCTGCTCTCGGCCGGGCTGTCGCTCATCTTCGGGGTGATGAACATCCTGAACTTCGCCCATGCCACCCTCTGGCTGCTGGCGGGCTATGTGACCTACTCCTTCTACAGCTTCCTCACCGGGATCGCCGGGCCCTTCGGTCTGCTCCTGGTCCCGGCCATCGTGGCCGCCACGGCGGTGATGTTCGGGGTGGGCTGGATGCTGGAGCGCTTCATCATCCGGCGCATGTACCAGCGCGAGCTGCCCGAGCAGGTGCTGCTCACCTTCGCGCTGATCCTGATCATCAGCGACGTGATCAAGCTGGGGTGGGGGGTGGAGAACCGGCGCATCTTCCTGCCCATCGAGCCCATGGAGATCATGGGCTCCTACGTGAGCCCCTATTTGTTCGTGATCATCATCTCGGGCATGGTGGTGGCGGGCGGGCTGTGGTGGTTTTTGCAACGCACCCGCTACGGCCGCATCGTGCGGGCGGCGGTTTTCAGCCGGGAGATGGTCAGCGCCCTGGGCATCAACATCCCCAACATCTACGCCGGGGTCTTCGGCATGGGCGTGGCCATCGCCGCCTTCTGCGCCGGGCTGTTCCTGGGCATCATGCCCATCGGCCTGGGGGTGGACATGGACATGATCATCCAGTGCTTCGCGGTGGTGGTCATCGGCGGGTTCGGCAGCATCCTGGGCACTTTCGTGGCCTCCATCATCGTGGGGGTGGTCTACGCCTTCTCCATCCTGGTCTGGCCCGACGGCTCCCTGGCCATCATCTTCCTGATCCTGGTGGGGGTGCTCATCTGGCGGCCCTGGGGCCTCTTCGGAACCGAGATGCGTTTCTAG
- a CDS encoding ABC transporter substrate-binding protein: protein MSGAKDDLTKKLHGISRRDFLVTSVAAGTIALLPRWVRAGSAEPYRIGVCLPTTGPGANYSARPIKGLPLIAAQINKRGGLLGKHPIELYFRDTQTKPDVGAREARSLILNEKVQCIIGTWSSAVAMAIQEIIHEHKVLHLAATSNSSKIVNENYTPYSFMFGPNSRMQSGATVVAVAEMIKKRGWNKFVTLGQDYEWGRDSQRVFVSELAKAAPEAKLIKALWCRLGETDFSSYITAIMAMKPDFMFGAIAGKDNETFLQQAKAMGLLKKVAYPGVFLPVTELIQQAKTLPRGIIGINRCPFFANMQYPMMQEYMKIYQAKFGKDDFPDDFACMYFDALNGLDQAAAKAGSVNNEAMRKALTGATIDTCRGKLKFRECNNQLDCPSYVGEVANSKEWPIPVFDPKTLIVVPGDKVWMPSCDEVQKVQKKRS from the coding sequence ATGAGCGGCGCGAAGGACGACCTTACAAAGAAACTGCACGGCATAAGCAGGCGCGACTTCCTGGTCACCTCCGTGGCGGCCGGGACCATCGCCCTGCTGCCCCGCTGGGTGCGGGCCGGTTCGGCCGAGCCCTACCGCATCGGGGTGTGCCTGCCCACCACCGGACCGGGGGCCAACTACTCTGCCCGGCCCATCAAGGGCCTGCCCCTCATTGCCGCCCAGATCAATAAGCGCGGCGGCCTCTTGGGCAAGCATCCCATCGAGCTCTACTTCCGCGACACCCAGACCAAGCCCGACGTGGGCGCCCGCGAGGCCCGTTCGCTGATCCTCAACGAGAAGGTCCAGTGCATCATCGGCACTTGGAGCAGCGCCGTGGCCATGGCCATCCAGGAGATCATCCACGAGCACAAGGTGCTGCACCTGGCCGCCACCAGCAACAGCTCCAAGATCGTCAACGAGAACTACACTCCGTATTCCTTCATGTTCGGCCCCAACAGCCGCATGCAGTCCGGGGCCACCGTGGTGGCCGTGGCCGAGATGATCAAGAAGCGCGGCTGGAACAAGTTCGTCACCCTGGGCCAGGACTACGAGTGGGGCCGCGACTCCCAGCGGGTGTTCGTGAGCGAGCTGGCCAAGGCCGCGCCCGAGGCCAAGCTGATCAAGGCCCTGTGGTGCCGCCTGGGCGAGACCGACTTCAGCTCCTACATCACCGCCATCATGGCCATGAAGCCGGACTTCATGTTCGGGGCCATCGCGGGCAAGGACAACGAGACCTTCCTGCAGCAGGCCAAGGCCATGGGCCTTTTGAAGAAGGTGGCCTATCCCGGCGTGTTCCTGCCGGTCACCGAGCTGATCCAGCAGGCCAAGACCCTGCCGAGGGGCATCATCGGCATCAACCGCTGCCCCTTCTTCGCCAACATGCAGTACCCCATGATGCAGGAGTACATGAAGATCTATCAGGCCAAGTTCGGCAAGGATGACTTCCCCGACGACTTCGCCTGCATGTACTTCGACGCGCTCAACGGCCTGGATCAGGCGGCCGCCAAGGCCGGCTCGGTGAACAACGAGGCCATGCGCAAGGCCCTCACCGGCGCCACCATCGACACCTGCCGGGGCAAGCTGAAGTTCCGCGAGTGCAACAACCAGCTCGACTGCCCCTCCTACGTGGGCGAGGTGGCCAACAGCAAGGAATGGCCCATCCCGGTGTTCGATCCCAAGACCCTGATCGTGGTGCCCGGCGACAAGGTCTGGATGCCCAGCTGCGACGAGGTTCAAAAGGTGCAGAAGAAACGTAGCTGA
- a CDS encoding carbon-nitrogen hydrolase family protein: MSMVRVAVVQDSPVVFDAMATVAKVADLTKQAADKGARLVLFPEAFISGYPKGWDFGARVGMRFPEGREDFRKYYEGSIEVPGPATEALGRAAKEAGVYLTIGVMEREGGTLYCTALFFGPDGSMLGKHRKLMPTAMERLVWGFGDGSTMPVIDTEVGKIGSVICWENYMPMLRMYMYSQGVQLYLAPTADDRETNLPTMRFIALEGRCFVLSSCQYVHLGDYPECSTPMPEDDPATVMMRGGSCIIDPLGQVLAGPEFDGPCILTADLDLDQIVRGKFDLDTPGHYARPDVFQLHVNLKPQPAVTAWDGETKNPFEDGEA; the protein is encoded by the coding sequence ATGAGCATGGTGCGGGTCGCGGTGGTCCAGGATTCTCCGGTGGTTTTCGATGCCATGGCCACGGTGGCCAAGGTGGCCGATCTGACCAAGCAGGCGGCGGACAAGGGAGCGCGCCTGGTGCTGTTCCCCGAGGCCTTTATCTCGGGCTACCCCAAGGGCTGGGACTTCGGGGCCCGGGTGGGGATGCGCTTCCCCGAGGGGCGTGAGGACTTCCGCAAGTACTACGAAGGCTCCATCGAGGTGCCCGGACCGGCCACCGAGGCTCTGGGGCGGGCGGCCAAGGAGGCGGGGGTCTACCTGACCATCGGGGTCATGGAGCGCGAGGGGGGCACCCTCTACTGCACGGCGCTCTTCTTCGGGCCGGACGGCTCCATGTTGGGCAAGCACCGCAAGCTCATGCCCACGGCCATGGAGCGCCTGGTGTGGGGTTTCGGCGACGGCTCCACCATGCCGGTGATCGACACCGAGGTGGGCAAGATCGGCTCGGTGATCTGCTGGGAGAACTACATGCCCATGCTCAGGATGTACATGTACTCCCAGGGTGTGCAGCTCTATTTGGCCCCCACGGCCGACGACCGCGAGACCAACCTGCCCACCATGCGCTTCATCGCCCTGGAGGGGCGCTGCTTCGTGCTCAGCTCCTGCCAATACGTGCACCTAGGCGATTACCCCGAATGCTCCACCCCCATGCCCGAGGACGACCCGGCCACGGTGATGATGCGTGGGGGAAGCTGCATCATCGACCCCCTGGGCCAGGTGCTGGCCGGGCCGGAGTTCGACGGTCCCTGCATTCTCACCGCGGACCTGGACCTGGACCAGATCGTGCGGGGCAAGTTCGACCTGGACACCCCGGGCCACTACGCCCGTCCCGACGTGTTCCAGCTGCACGTGAACTTGAAGCCCCAGCCAGCGGTCACCGCCTGGGACGGGGAGACCAAGAACCCCTTCGAGGACGGCGAAGCCTAG